The sequence ACGGTAGAGGCCAAGCGAGCCTTTAAGCTTCAGTACCGCGAGGTGCTCAATGCTCTACCAATCGATCAAACCCTGATGCAGCAGCTGGTGGATGAGGCCAATTTAGCCTTTGCCCTGAACCGGGATGTGTTCCACGAGCTAGAGCCGGATGTGCGGGCGGCGGTGGGCGACCACGTATTTGACCTGATCACGCGCCAAGATCGCCCCGGTAGCACTGAGCAGCACCCCCACCACCACGGCATGGTGGCCCTGGCGGTAACGGAGTAACCAAACCGTAGGGGCATTCGCGGCTCATCACCCGACGCCAGCTACCCCAAAGTGGGTCTAGAGCCGCAATGCACCCGCTCCACGGCATCCTACAACTCTATCCACCTTTTGCAACCCTCTAATTACCATGCTCTCTGTTACTAACCCCGTTGTTTTTGATTCGGCACTGCTGCACAAATACAACCAGCCGCTGCCCCGCTACACCAGCTACCCTCCGGCTACGGAGATGCGAGAAGACTTGGGTTTGAGAGAGGTTGAGGCGGCGATCGCCGTAGGCAACTACAAGCAAACGCCGCTCTCCCTCTACTGCCACATTCCCTTTTGCGAGTCGGCCTGCTACTTTTGCGGCTGCAACACGGTGATTACCCGCCAGAAGCAAGTCGCCGATCCCTATTTAGACTATCTAGAGCGCAACATTGCCCAGGTGGCGCAGCGGGTGCAGCACCGCCGGGTCAACCAGCTTCACTGGGGCGGCGGCACCCCGAGCTATCTGACCATAGCCCAGGTCGAGCGCCTGTGGAATGTGCTCCACCAGCACTTTGAGTTTGAGCCTGGGGCCGAAATTTCGATTGAGGTCAACCCTCGCGATCTCGATCGCGACTATGTGACCTTTCTCAAAGAGCTGGGGTTTAAGCGGGTCAGCTTTGGTCTGCAAGACTTTAACCTCAAGGTGCAGGCGGCAGTGAACCGTATTCAGCCCGAGGCGATGCTGTTTGACGCCATGGGCTGGCTGCGGGAGGCGGGTTTTGAGAGTGTGAATGTCGACTTAATCTACGGCTTGCCCTACCAAACCCTGGAAACCTTTCGCGACACCATTGAGAAAACGCTTCGTCTTGACCCCGATCGCATCGCCGTCTTCAACTTTGCCTACGTGCCCTGGCTAAAGCCGATTCAGAAAAAACACATCGACCCCGCCACCCTACCGGGGCCGGAAGCCAAGCTCAATATCTTCCACATGACCATCGATCGCCTGACGGCGGCGGGGTATCAGTTCATTGGCATGGATCATTTTGCCAAGGCCGGCGATGAGCTGGCGATCGCCCAGGCCCAGGGGCAGCTGCACCGCAACTTTCAGGGCTACACGACCCAGCCCGAGTCAGACCTGCTGGGCTTTGGCATGACCTCGATCACCATGCTCCACGA is a genomic window of Nodosilinea sp. E11 containing:
- the hemN gene encoding oxygen-independent coproporphyrinogen III oxidase → MLSVTNPVVFDSALLHKYNQPLPRYTSYPPATEMREDLGLREVEAAIAVGNYKQTPLSLYCHIPFCESACYFCGCNTVITRQKQVADPYLDYLERNIAQVAQRVQHRRVNQLHWGGGTPSYLTIAQVERLWNVLHQHFEFEPGAEISIEVNPRDLDRDYVTFLKELGFKRVSFGLQDFNLKVQAAVNRIQPEAMLFDAMGWLREAGFESVNVDLIYGLPYQTLETFRDTIEKTLRLDPDRIAVFNFAYVPWLKPIQKKHIDPATLPGPEAKLNIFHMTIDRLTAAGYQFIGMDHFAKAGDELAIAQAQGQLHRNFQGYTTQPESDLLGFGMTSITMLHDVYAQNHKGLRDFYTAVDAGTLPLERAVVLSQDDILRRAVIMELMCQFELSKAAIEEKYHLSFDQSFDDYFARERQDLQALAADGLVRLTPNHIEVLPAGRLLIRNIAAVFDTYLRNRTLRQFSQSV